The Bombus huntii isolate Logan2020A chromosome 1, iyBomHunt1.1, whole genome shotgun sequence genome contains a region encoding:
- the LOC126876021 gene encoding DNA polymerase interacting tetratricopeptide repeat-containing, protein of 47 kDa: protein MEGTSKKGNKVWTDDERLKLASKLDAELDEYISNLEKKSYTEGWPEDRWEEEMEKHPFFMKKTPEPGEKLSPLMEGLQQLKYGEDENTPEELANNYKEDGNFNFKYKNYRLSILSYTEGIRTKCKDIDLMAQLYNNRAAAHFMLKNYRSSLNDCKLALRLIPNYTKVLNRAATCCFHMKDYKQCIDFCNRILHKSPNDEIIFHLKSQAVIEGERLKRDKRKQDRLEKKLNKEEEELLNVIKEKGVNLESIKGKRNPTLRDLEPQIPQEAHCSSYLDAQNKLVWPVLILYPETKQTDFIQNFHEDTLFIDQLEELFNDPPEWDSHKRYTPENINVYFEDKDKCSLHKVDVDQSLGQILKHERLIIRGGTPMFLALVKSSQAEVGFLAMYMS from the exons ATGGAAGGAACAagtaaaaaaggaaataaagtaTGGACTGATGACGAAAGATTAAAACTTGCTTCAAAATTAGACGCTGAACTCGATGAATATATTAGTAATTTGGAAAAGAAGAGCTATACTGAAGGATGGCCAGAAGATCGGTGGGAAGAGGAAATGGAAAAACATCCATTTTTCATGAAAAAGACACCGGAACCTGGAGAAAAACTTTCTCCATTGATGGAAGGTTTACAACAGCTCAAATATGGGGAAGATGAGAATACACCTGAGG AACTTGCAAATAATTATAAGGAAGatggaaatttcaatttcaagtataaaaattatagattAAGTATTCTGAGTTACACAGAAGGAATAAGAACTAAATGCAAAGATATTGACTTAATGGCTCAGCTTTATAATAATAGAGCTGCTGCAcattttatgttaaaaaattatag ATCAAGCTTAAATGACTGCAAGCTTGCTTTGAGGTTAATACCAAATTACACAAAAGTTTTGAACAGAGCTGCCACTTGTTGTTTTCATATGAAAGATTACAAACAGTGTATTGACTTTTGTAATCGGATACTCCATAAATCTCCTAATGACGagataatatttcatttaaaatcaCAAGCAGTAATTGAAGGA gAACGTCTGAaaagagataaaagaaaacaagatagattagaaaagaaattaaataaagaagaagaagaattactaaatgtaataaaagaaaaaggtgTTAATTTAGAATCGatcaaagggaaaagaaatccAACTTTAAGAGATCTAGAACCTCAAATTCCACAAGAGGCACATTGTAGTTCTTATTTGGATGCACAAAATAAACTCGTTTGGCCAGTTCTGATTTTATATCCTGAAACAAAGCAGACAGATTTCATACAAAATTTTCATGAGGATACATT GTTCATAGATCAATTAGAAGAGCTGTTTAATGATCCACCTGAGTGGGACTCACACAAACGTTATACTcctgaaaatataaatgtttattttgaGGATAAAGATAAATGTTCTCTGCATAAAGTGGACGTCGATCAGTCTCTAGGGCAAATATTGAAGCACGAGCG aCTTATAATTCGCGGGGGAACGCCGATGTTTTTAGCACTTGTTAAATCCAGTCAGGCGGAGGTGGGATTTTTAGCTATGTATATGTCGTAA
- the LOC126878139 gene encoding uncharacterized protein LOC126878139 — protein MIKQDPTVMSWGLWISTLTTTSAALVTAGLAALLAVLNTATSPRSKILSDPGVYFINILTLLMCMASTSTWLAQYYTKLYFNVLPKEDIDNMWTSEGSAELGYSFWLVVCAGVVHLISIALVGWGSGRDKIERLETIPALEEKTAAAIMLY, from the exons ATGATCAAGCAAGATCCGACAGTGATGTCCTGGGGACTGTGGATCAGCACTCTAACAACAACCTCGGCTGCACTTGTCACCGCTGGCCTGGCTGCTCTACTCGCCGTTTTGAACACAGCCACTTCTCCTAGATCTAAGATCCTTTCTGACCCTGgagtatattttataaatatcttaaCAC TACTAATGTGCATGGCGAGTACGAGTACTTGGCTGGCGCAGTATTACACGAAGCTATACTTCAACGTGCTTCCAAAGGAGGACATTGATAATATGTGGACCAGCGAAGGTTCTGCCGAGCTTGGTTATTCATTTTG GCTGGTTGTTTGTGCTGGTGTGGTGCATTTAATCAGCATAGCATTGGTAGGCTGGGGCTCAGGACGAGACAAAATCGAACGCCTGGAGACAATTCCCGCACTGGAGGAAAAGACCGCCGCGGCAATAATGCTGTATTGA